TATCGACACAATGGTACGGTCACTGTAAGCTAGAAAATTGCACCTCATGAAATTCCCAGAGCAAAAAagcaataattgttttttacgtATGTCTGTCACATCGCGTTTTCTCTTTCTTGTTTGCCGCTTCTTGTCCAGTAAACCTGTATGAGTATCTATCAAGatatatacttacctatacATATCAAGGAATATTCCTCTATTGGGaattttcgagagtgtgtgaagtctaccaacccgcaccaagccagcgtggtggactaaggcctattccctctcaatagtagaggaggcccgtgctcaacaatgggacagtatataatagagggctgatattatacatatCAAGGTGACCATCCTTAATGGTCCTGTCTTATGTTATCTTACtacttaagagcgtttacgtgccgcgcgtgaagtcaactataggtaattcttcgcaaaattcactcacacagagccgttgcgtagctgtgtgcgtagagttagcgcgtcggctatctttatagtcagaccaacaaATTTTGATCTTCTCGCTTtcattatctaattggaatgtaacttatgatttatgaatttatgataaatgaagaattctattattaaatatataagatttcatcatgaaatagtttatatgtatcattttgtaattataaaaaaaaataaacattttaacaaattttaacggcaattttacaaattgttattttcacttttaaatgcaaatgcttaaaaaatttaagcatttgcatttagaaaaagTACccttagtaaagtggagctcattatgaagccgaaagataggcaccagaactccgtaatcagacaataaatcaggaaaattactgtgctacgatgtttataatggaccacataattactccatagatctgcagtttttaatatttagcgtattgaaagtttaaattaagtcattagaaattacatattggaatttatattttgagtcagaaggtgtatgtaatgagatgtcatttttaggtgtataactaaaaagtgagaaataaaagacttctttttcggaagttggttatattttttggatagttttttttaataggtattgcttctcagtgacatcgatcatcaatcgatcgattgtacatccatgtataacaatttaccagttttatatccatagttttgcataatatttgcgacacacgacgaagcaaaatagttggttctgtaattttttttgaccaacagcagtcagctttgactgtaagtatgggaataccgtcttttacatcgccacaggcaacatctttatcagtttcttccctagcggcctcttgcatcctgtcctctgcagctaatttcaatcatttagctaactcgtcgtaacatttcatgtaaacattttgcgttaatattggtaaatctatggaagctaactgttcgtttaaatttgatctaccaacttcagtcatcatagctccattcacagttccacgatatacgtccatactatcaatatatctcttagcgcttaaatagcttaaattccatattgcacatattacacttcattaaaaatgttgactgcaagcaaactttattctctttcaatagttgtaaatgttcgatactacaacctgttgctctgttatGGTTATTgcgtgttttaatttgatccaaaaaatattgaaaatctataattttgcggcttttaataaccttatttattttgagtgtaatatcaggcacgattacctaaaaattcaaaaaaatatatagaatatactattattgttatcgaagtttacgcaaacactacatacttaagtaaaactgcatatggatctagacgcgtttaatttatacaagtataatgacgctgaaacctgcacagggttaaacgtcaggataaaattatatgtaaaattgatgtgagcgtgtaaacctaaactagcccaaatagttaagaagataggtatactaactactactagtagttttattcactagctacataaattactaaatcccttatttctaaggttcaaagaggagaaagatataggattccgtctctcgtcacttgaattttcttaacagtgcgcatcagtgaacacaaaaacttgttatttgaaagtaagcgtacctatgcattatgcaaaaaatcagccaagtgcgagtgggactcgcgcactgggtatttggcgagttgtaaacgttttgacaacgggacagcaaagtgattctataaggctaagaactcacgaagcgtttttactcgcgcccgccgtggttgagaaacggctgttttatttccaaactcatgacgaccggagatctgtgcgatttgtaaccaccgcggttccgattatgtcctgtaaacttggcgagcgattatcgcaaggcgggcggttacaagatggacagttaacggtcagttgagttccagaacgccatggacacatatcagaaacgatcacgatggaggaaaatggcgtcagatttctgtatccacccctcccctaccgactactgcagtcgcccacctactaaccacagagcgcgctggtgctaccgtggcccgcacgattctactatttggccgccaatacagcgggtaccgcatacaaccgcgcacgccgcgggcgtaaaacgagttttgaaatgtgcgtttagtccattgaaatgttacaatttaaggaccgaatattgcatttcttggaggacgcaattttatttttgggccatgtgtgggggtcaatagaagcttaacctcaagtttgtggggtcgccacccttgtccccggccgccatcttgtaaaaaggggtgaaaacacttttttcgcgatatctcggaaactatacgtcttacaaacattttgtaaagccataatttgtagcaaattgttttgcctgcaaatatgtttttctcctttatccccaaatggtaactcataccttttctacctgcataacattcgataagttaaatttggtaagttctatggcaaagaaaagagttaggaataaataagtaaagttgtacgaatttaacaaaaaaattgtaataatatatttacaataaaaaaaatcaaaaataagttaaacattttgtttcgaccggattctcatgagcattgacgaacccggtaaacctttttagcgctgtaacagcgttttaaatgaatgaaataaaaaaaaattatagggaacaattttcctcaaaagatcatttacaagttagtttgaggtaatttttttgtaaaatgtgaaaaaaagttatagagcaaaaaagaaaacttttataaacaattctcacatttttgcttataacttctttaatttttattttgggcaaaaagttatataaacatatttgtaggcaaaacaatttgctacaaattatgactttacaaaatttatgtaagacgcatagtttccgagatatcgcgaaaagtgttttcaccctttttccatgatggcggccaggggacaagggggcgacctcacaaacttgagattaagcttctattgacccccacacatgttctaaaaataaaattgggtcctctaaaaatacaaagctcatgtaacatttcaatgggctaattgttttagcttaaggttccattttttccttcgagtaactatgctcaagtgtttaatgagtaaaaagcaacaaccataactacagacgcatgttataacattagtacatcaatcttttagcttttgctttagccgaagtttcagcgttgttacgtttccttttcttgcctagaaatagctttacttcccattgtgtctgaaacataataatataataataatttatagtaactactaaaattattgtcaatcattaaagaaaaaatattttacttactaaagtactaagatgtggcaatcactgtatacacgtgactatttttctacgcacagcaaagtccaactggagtctcgccggagcgacgaacgatacgtcctctctctagaaagcctcaaggcggactaatttgaaacgatttgcgcgttgcgttttatagtggtatttaaaatatttatagaaaaataacagaactaattttgtagaatttttaaattgtatgtttataaggagatgttcttctattatagtaatccaatattatattcaattaagtaagatatagtgataaaaaatcatttaaatgaccaacatttctgttattttcgaattctttgaatttttttttctcatgaattaatcataataagatattttttctctactaactttttgcttcaggatctttttagttagataaaaataacatattgttatgttccttagtggtttaagatattttgagcttcgaaatagacgttcgaagcgcaaatttgaaaacctctgttcagtaatcattaaacaatttacaaatactcaataaatctaaaaattttctctactaactttttagacaacaaaattttctataataattactaattcatatgtttttaaaataatgttttgatggatattatctccttcgaaaagtgctgtttttgagacatacggcgcgcggatgcgtaaacgctcttaagttaatattatatatacgaaAATACTTGTAAATGTATGGATGTCTCTTAGAAGTTAACTCAGAACCGGCCGAatcgatttggatgaaatttagcacacacaAATTTCATGTTCGGGATTAACATTTATACTAAGACTACTTTTTAACTTGCTTTCGCAGGAAATCGTAACTGTTACAGTTTTATCAGTTATAAAAAACTGTATACCTATAACTAGGCTTACCATACGTCCCGGTTTGACCGGGATAGTCCCGGTTTGAGATCCCCTGTCCCGGCGTCCCGGTCAAACTTGAACAGCACCGACACCCCAACCAATCGTtcccccgccgcgccgcccgtgcCACCCGCGCCAAAGACGAAACAAAAGCGAGCGAGAACGAGTGATACCGACTGTAGCAAAATGAAAATGAGCCTCTCTCTTCTGCGTCCCGGTTTGGCTCTTCGTAATTATGGTAAGCCTACCTATAACCAACGCCTATCAGTCCAATAAATGTATTAACACTTTCTAGTACGCCCAACTAAAAACTATAGATTTATATTGTATGCTCTATATTCTATGCTCAAAACAACGAACAAATATGACATCCAAAGATGACATATTTAGTCAGTCAAATACAAAATTAGCGAGTATCATGTTTCTTTAATACTATTCAAAATTAGGGATGTATGTTAAATCTTTATGTGATGGCTGCTTTAAGCCCCCCGGTCGCCGCCTGGCTCTCTTTGGAGTAAAAGACGAACTGGACTGTTATTCGGAGAGCTACATCAAATGTTTTTGGAACTTATGTGATCAACACAGGAGCAATGATAATATCGCAATCAAACCTATTAGTAAAAGTAAGATGGAATTGTATTACTTACATGATTTTAAGTTACTCTCGAGGGAAAAACGTTTCCTTATTGTTCTACAAAATCATACTTTTGCTTACTTAAGTACTATTAGCACTAGAGTActagttatattttcaaaaataagcTTATGTATGAAACTACCTACTTTTAATAGAATAATGCATACttctattacttattttttatttttatcattgctTATGAACGAATTCATTTTCAGTTATTATTGTGGAGCCAAAGCGTCAAGAAATGCCATACAAAAACCTTGATGTGTACAATGATGGTatgactaaaaaatattaatgattaccttataataaatgataaaaatttgaaatcaatgaattcaaatttgattttataatgtcTGTATTTCATAAATGAATAAAGCAGTCTGTCAGATATTTCTGATTATCTTTAAGTACTTGCCGcacattcatatttattcttGATTGTTGCACATAATTTTCGAAATCGCGCCATTTTATACAtcaacattttcatttaatGCACTGAAATACTTGTGAATCtgctatgtatttaaaatttggcACATCATTGTCAATAGATGACACATTCTCATTCCAAGGAAAATTTGATGCGGGTAGTATTTTAGGTACTGCATGGTAACATAATCTTGCTTCTTGAGACATAACTGCAATATCCCACTACTAAGTAATATGGCAGATGGTTCTACTGACTTCTCCTTGCCTCCTAGCAGGAATATAGCTGACTGACCAAAACTGTAAAGATGAATGAATGACAAACatatcagttttataaattatttttagcaagataatattgtgttaaagCGAGGGCTTAATTCTGGCTAGAATGTCATAATCTGCATACACTTATGCCAAAAAAAGTACTTGGGACATCAAAAAAACTTCTGGAAAAGGAGTGCCAAAAATCTTCTCGACATAGATAGTTCGAACCAGGCCcagcttctcaggtatgtaggtttcttctAAGGTGTATCTGCTGTTACAGCAATCAATGATTCGCAAAGAAGTCACAATaaattttagtaaagtcagatGTGCCTTTAGGTTTGAACTTGCCAACTTTTATCCTAACAGTTCATTCCACTCCCAATTAGGTTATTGCAGCTTTATATATCTGATATACTTCATATTGGATATGTTCATCATATTCTAATAATAAGGAAAGAAGAAGTAATTTTATCCAAAAAAGGATACTTGACttatgtttttagaaatttccATGCTAGTAAAGAGCTGCCAACCAATGCTagtgcttttataaaatatgtgacaattttgtttttaagttataaaaaatatacaaacctgAATGAGAATAAAGGTGTTCTAAATTAACTTCAGAATGATCAGTATGTCCAGACAGAGTAGAATTCATGTGATAGTAGTTAACAATAGCAGCCTCGGCTCTAAAACTGCTATACCCAAGGTATTTTGCAACAACATCAGAGAGCTCACTCAAATCCTCTGGAAATGGTGTCTTGTTTTCTTCAGTATACACCtgtaatacacaaataaattatcattattcaCATTCATAATCTTACAAACAAAATGCATACAATTCAACATTCTGTATCTGTAgggttattttaacattaaaatgagaTTATGTTGAGTATCTACTCCCATATCTCTGTGAGCACACCAAGCAACTAGATAAAATCAATCTAGTATTCTTTAAATGATAATGCAAAAAGCGTAATTATTGTAACATCTAATTTCTCTTAATGACAACTGTACAGTGTTATCTATGCCTAGTTATTCAGATTTAACTGGTCCTAATACTTTTTATGGAGTTGTGGAGCCTATAATCAggcaaacaaaattaaactgtaTTGTCTGTGATGAACAGCTACCAGGTATATAAGTGTAACTTTTAAACCAATTCATAtcaaattatatcttattaataatttataatatgaatatttgtttttggagcattaaattttttataactacataatataataaattgtatgaattttattaacattttacttttGTATCCCAGTTGTGATGATATCCTAATGTTGTCCATCGTAGTTTTTTCGTCAATTGTTTATTACACTctccatttttaaaacattcttgCCACCAATCATTTAAACTCAACTCTATATCAATATTAACTTTGTTTGGCTTCCTTGGATATATTTCTAAACATTTTCTGATCCAGTATCTTTGACCAATGCTTGTAAATgggttttttattagtattaaacCTGGGTGTTttgagaaataaaatgtttgccaCTCTTTAGTGGTTTTTAGACCCAAAAACCGTGTCCTCGGATCTTCGTGTACATTGTTTGGCATTGTAGGTACAATctggaataataaaaattggtagtatatttttcttatacatAAATCCAAAACATAACCATTGACAAAAGGACATACCTCATCCTGTTTATCCACATTCTCTGGAAATAAAACTGCACTGAGCGATGGCTTAGGCTTATTCGccttataatacttaaattttttcatAAAGAAATCTTCTTCAACTGTCGTTTCAGCACATTGATAActcattttattgatattgttcTAGGCCTATATCTGATTTTTAAGTGTTTCAAACAGCACTTAATTTTATTCGTATATTCTTTACTGGacttacaatatttacacaCTTACAATAGGAATACTAAAGTATTAAACATTGCAAAACGAATGCAGGAATTATATCGAAATCGacacaaaatacatattacaaaataaaatgtatatcaatttatagttttatcCTATGGTTTTATCAGCTGTTCTCTTGTCATTTTGTTTACATCATAACATAATAGGTACCTAAGTAGATACTTCaagcatgaaaaaatataaaagagatAGGTACATACCTAGTTCTCCACTTTTCACATAAACATGaacgagataaaaaaaatacgaaatcaaAAGCATGAAAATGTTTCTGGACTAATAAAATTCACATCTATATAGGTACTTGTCTACGATTCATATAAAAAACGTATTCCGTAAACGAACacacaatttatttgtttagttgATTACAAATCTTTCTTTCCA
This window of the Manduca sexta isolate Smith_Timp_Sample1 unplaced genomic scaffold, JHU_Msex_v1.0 HiC_scaffold_2482, whole genome shotgun sequence genome carries:
- the LOC119192204 gene encoding nucleic acid dioxygenase ALKBH1-like, encoding MSYQCAETTVEEDFFMKKFKYYKANKPKPSLSAVLFPENVDKQDEIVPTMPNNVHEDPRTRFLGLKTTKEWQTFYFSKHPGLILIKNPFTSIGQRYWIRKCLEIYPRKPNKVNIDIELSLNDWWQECFKNGECNKQLTKKLRWTTLGYHHNWDTKVYTEENKTPFPEDLSELSDVVAKYLGYSSFRAEAAIVNYYHMNSTLSGHTDHSEVNLEHLYSHSEYDEHIQYEVYQIYKAAIT